A genomic window from Cupriavidus basilensis includes:
- a CDS encoding GIY-YIG nuclease family protein, with translation MADMNDDELLDALGVEAAPLKSSSRTPREERIIAGFEDILRFHQTHGRTPQHGEERDIFERLYAVRLDQLRRLPEAQALLGALDGPGLLSGSAAPVDADELDEDALLAELGIGDGPDDESDITVLRHVRSRAAIKAAEEIAGRNPCEDFERFKPLFDEVEAGLKQKSWVTKPFGKDASIEVGDFFILSGLLAYVAEMGDTYRTPNAETNGRLRVIYSNETESDLLLRSLQRALYKDSDGRAGSRIIKADIGPLFGGIAESDDIESGTIYVLRSLSSHPVVAEHRELIHKIGVTGGKVETRIAAAAKDATYLLADVEVVATYKLHNLNRTRLENIFHRLFGASQLDVTIEDRFGYPVKPKEWFLVPLHVIDEAVQHILDGSITRMVYDPSSARLIDMGE, from the coding sequence ATGGCTGATATGAACGATGATGAGCTGCTGGATGCCCTCGGTGTTGAAGCCGCCCCGCTGAAGTCTTCTAGTCGAACCCCACGCGAGGAACGCATCATCGCGGGCTTCGAGGACATCTTGCGCTTCCATCAGACCCACGGCCGAACCCCGCAGCATGGCGAGGAACGGGATATTTTCGAGCGGCTGTATGCGGTGCGCTTAGATCAGCTACGCAGGTTGCCTGAAGCACAGGCGCTGCTGGGTGCGCTTGATGGACCTGGTCTGCTGTCTGGCTCGGCGGCTCCGGTTGATGCAGATGAACTGGACGAAGACGCTTTGCTGGCCGAGCTGGGTATTGGCGATGGGCCTGACGACGAGAGCGACATCACCGTGCTGCGTCATGTGCGCTCCCGGGCGGCAATAAAGGCAGCGGAAGAAATTGCCGGCCGGAATCCATGTGAAGACTTTGAGAGATTCAAGCCACTTTTTGATGAGGTGGAAGCGGGCCTTAAGCAAAAGTCGTGGGTGACCAAGCCCTTCGGTAAGGACGCCAGCATCGAGGTCGGGGATTTCTTCATCCTGAGTGGTCTGCTTGCCTATGTCGCCGAGATGGGCGACACCTACAGAACGCCGAATGCGGAGACTAATGGCCGTTTGCGCGTCATTTACTCCAATGAGACGGAGAGCGATCTGCTGCTACGATCCTTGCAGCGGGCGCTCTATAAGGACAGTGATGGGCGTGCCGGATCTCGGATCATCAAGGCAGATATCGGCCCGTTGTTCGGTGGTATAGCCGAGTCGGACGACATCGAATCAGGCACCATCTATGTGCTACGCAGCCTGTCCAGCCATCCAGTTGTTGCCGAACACCGCGAGCTGATTCACAAGATCGGCGTGACGGGCGGCAAAGTGGAAACACGCATCGCGGCGGCGGCGAAGGATGCCACTTACTTGCTGGCTGATGTGGAGGTGGTGGCCACCTACAAGCTCCACAACCTGAACCGAACCCGCTTGGAGAATATCTTCCATCGCTTATTCGGCGCCTCGCAACTTGACGTGACCATCGAAGATCGCTTCGGCTATCCGGTTAAGCCTAAAGAGTGGTTTCTTGTGCCACTTCATGTGATTGACGAAGCCGTCCAGCACATCTTGGATGGATCGATTACCCGCATGGTCTATGACCCGAGTTCGGCTCGGCTTATCGATATGGGAGAGTAA
- a CDS encoding M35 family metallo-endopeptidase, with protein MHDMREALKHRDKTGTGGVLISTVTGVTHHGVAVAAEGDHATCPACKVGGPVMNDAYPQFTLMDGRQILVRGARVMCQCADKPLVIPSQRDFIIQVNPGGRIQPSAAPGTYAPSAAEKLSAVPSRFVDDPERICASMSNAEFGSLVLRLRDVAVLRCGKRLVELRRWGHADRARVETWFGVSDERVRQRLLEGIPRIESILRSLTADNFVRYSDETMEYIGCTPKTRNNPELAAAVCAPDTKTHTIAIALKFCGLSPYSDSVDSQLLTLVHEVSHFQDAMATEDPFYPLFRAKREAAAKNPRCIENADNVAAYVIV; from the coding sequence ATGCACGATATGCGAGAAGCCCTGAAACATCGCGACAAGACCGGCACAGGCGGGGTGCTGATTTCCACGGTGACCGGCGTTACGCATCACGGTGTCGCCGTCGCGGCGGAGGGCGACCACGCTACCTGTCCAGCTTGCAAGGTGGGTGGCCCGGTGATGAACGACGCCTATCCGCAGTTCACGCTCATGGACGGGCGCCAGATTCTGGTGCGGGGCGCCAGGGTGATGTGCCAATGCGCGGACAAGCCACTGGTCATTCCGTCACAGCGGGATTTCATCATTCAGGTGAACCCGGGAGGCCGCATCCAGCCTTCGGCTGCGCCAGGCACTTACGCACCCAGCGCCGCTGAGAAGCTGTCTGCCGTGCCAAGCCGCTTCGTGGATGATCCGGAGCGGATCTGTGCGAGCATGAGCAACGCGGAGTTTGGCAGCCTCGTTCTCAGGCTCCGCGACGTGGCTGTACTGCGCTGCGGCAAGCGGTTGGTGGAGCTTCGACGGTGGGGCCATGCGGATCGGGCGCGAGTCGAGACGTGGTTTGGCGTATCCGATGAAAGGGTCCGCCAACGCCTGCTTGAGGGAATTCCCCGTATCGAGTCGATCCTCCGGAGTCTGACCGCCGACAACTTTGTTCGATACTCCGACGAGACGATGGAGTACATCGGTTGCACGCCTAAAACTCGCAACAATCCGGAACTCGCGGCTGCCGTTTGCGCTCCCGATACGAAGACGCACACCATCGCCATTGCACTGAAATTCTGCGGCTTATCGCCCTACTCCGACAGCGTGGACTCGCAGTTACTAACGCTTGTCCATGAGGTTTCCCACTTCCAGGATGCGATGGCGACCGAGGATCCTTTCTATCCGCTATTCAGAGCAAAGCGGGAGGCCGCGGCAAAGAATCCCAGGTGTATTGAGAATGCAGATAACGTGGCCGCCTATGTCATTGTCTAA
- a CDS encoding ADP-ribosylglycohydrolase family protein: MLDTILSARRALEESTFEDVVRTAVHFGNDTDTTARVAGGLAGIHFGLAGIPVRWPKQLRGYDIAVPLISALLEKNP, from the coding sequence GTGCTCGACACGATCTTGTCTGCGCGGCGCGCGCTCGAAGAGTCGACGTTCGAGGACGTAGTCAGGACGGCTGTCCATTTTGGAAATGACACCGATACGACAGCCCGCGTCGCCGGCGGGCTCGCCGGAATCCACTTTGGGCTGGCCGGTATCCCTGTGCGATGGCCTAAGCAGCTGCGTGGATATGATATTGCGGTGCCGTTGATTTCCGCGTTACTTGAAAAAAATCCCTGA
- a CDS encoding DUF1484 family protein: MTARQRRPRTAAEAREAALEARPIAAPLLPSNDPGPSHEATHQGCHELLRIRAHLESVISLLNLHAGDSRLHVLLMPLRQQLDQALGRCGRCTRACGARSRSAPALQVANDAGRIE; the protein is encoded by the coding sequence ATGACCGCCCGCCAACGTCGCCCGCGCACCGCTGCCGAAGCACGGGAAGCCGCCCTGGAAGCCAGGCCGATCGCCGCCCCCTTGCTGCCGAGCAACGATCCCGGTCCGAGCCACGAGGCTACCCACCAAGGCTGCCACGAACTGCTGCGCATCCGCGCGCATCTGGAATCTGTCATCTCGCTGCTGAACCTGCACGCGGGCGATAGCCGGCTGCATGTCTTGCTGATGCCGCTAAGGCAGCAGCTGGATCAGGCATTGGGCCGGTGCGGGCGCTGTACCCGGGCCTGCGGGGCTCGTTCGCGATCCGCGCCCGCGTTGCAGGTTGCCAATGATGCGGGGCGGATCGAGTAG
- a CDS encoding DUF1484 family protein: MTARQRHPRSAAEAREAATEAKLIAEPLARAGETTPTHETIHQSCHDLLRVSAGLESLLLLLELQADEQAANNGLHALLAPLKQQLDQAVNRVQALY, encoded by the coding sequence TTGACCGCCCGCCAACGCCACCCCCGCAGTGCCGCCGAAGCACGAGAGGCAGCCACCGAAGCCAAGCTGATCGCTGAGCCCCTCGCCCGGGCAGGCGAAACCACCCCAACCCACGAAACCATCCACCAATCCTGCCACGACCTCCTGCGCGTCAGCGCAGGCCTGGAATCCCTCCTGCTCCTGCTGGAGCTACAGGCCGACGAGCAAGCCGCCAACAACGGCTTGCATGCCCTGCTGGCGCCGCTAAAGCAGCAGCTGGACCAGGCAGTGAACCGCGTGCAAGCGCTGTACTAA
- a CDS encoding DEAD/DEAH box helicase, with amino-acid sequence MSEQASNPTNAYTVPSVSITTERSGASSKANVLGMRAMQERAYAKRGEPFLLIKSPPASGKSRALMFIALDKLHNQGLQQAIIVVPERSIGGSFSDEPLSQYGFYWDWQVAPQWNLCNAPGVDEPRVAKSKVEAVRKFLQSADKVLVCTHATFRFAVEELGIDAFDGRLIAIDEFHHVSSNPDNKLGSQLGALMARDKVHLVAMTGSYFRGDSEAVLAPADEAKFETITYTYYEQLNGYRWLKSLDIGYFFYTGPYVDAVAKVLDPALKTIVHIPNVNARESLKDKEREVNEIMGALGDWQGVDPVTGFHLIKAKDGRTLKVADLVDDSDTARRSRVLTALKDPVQKENREHVDIIIALGMAKEGFDWIWCEHALTIGYRSSLTEIVQIIGRATRDAEGKERARFTNLIAEPTAEQTAVAEAVNDMLKAISASLLMEQVLAPRYEFTPKNTGPKEGFDYGEEGYKENGHNIGVNKDTGQIHMEVNGLVTPQSAEATRICKEDLNEVVTSFLQDKTVLERGLFDTENTLPEELTQLRMGKIVRERYPDLSDADQEAIRQHAVAAMNITQQAKLALAQADAGGSGTAQGNTALLDGVRKFVNVRDLDIDLIDRINPFDAAYAVLAKAMDEKSLRQVQASIAAKKVSISEEEARELARRALQFKNERGRLPDINSADAWEKRMAEGVAALARYRAQAKAAQAQGEAGNG; translated from the coding sequence ATGAGCGAGCAAGCCAGCAACCCGACCAATGCCTATACCGTACCGTCGGTGTCGATCACCACGGAGCGCTCCGGCGCATCCAGTAAGGCGAACGTGCTGGGCATGCGTGCGATGCAGGAGCGTGCTTACGCCAAGCGCGGTGAGCCGTTCCTGTTGATCAAATCACCACCGGCCTCTGGGAAGTCCAGAGCGCTGATGTTTATTGCATTGGACAAGCTCCACAACCAGGGCTTACAGCAGGCCATCATCGTGGTGCCGGAACGCTCCATCGGCGGCAGCTTTTCCGATGAACCATTGAGCCAGTACGGCTTCTATTGGGACTGGCAGGTGGCTCCGCAGTGGAACCTGTGCAACGCCCCTGGCGTGGATGAGCCACGCGTGGCCAAATCCAAGGTGGAAGCCGTGCGCAAGTTCCTGCAGAGCGCCGACAAGGTATTGGTTTGCACCCATGCCACCTTCCGTTTCGCGGTAGAGGAGCTCGGCATTGACGCGTTCGACGGCCGCCTCATCGCCATCGACGAATTTCACCATGTCTCCAGCAATCCGGACAACAAGCTAGGCAGCCAGTTAGGTGCCCTCATGGCGCGCGACAAGGTGCATCTGGTGGCCATGACAGGCTCTTACTTCCGGGGCGATAGCGAAGCCGTGTTGGCCCCTGCGGATGAAGCCAAATTCGAGACCATCACCTACACCTACTACGAGCAGCTCAACGGTTATCGCTGGCTCAAATCGCTGGACATTGGTTACTTCTTCTATACGGGCCCTTACGTGGATGCGGTCGCCAAAGTGCTGGACCCGGCACTGAAGACTATCGTGCATATTCCCAATGTCAATGCGCGCGAAAGCCTCAAGGACAAAGAGCGTGAGGTCAATGAAATCATGGGCGCGCTGGGGGATTGGCAGGGAGTCGATCCCGTCACGGGCTTCCACCTGATCAAGGCAAAGGATGGCCGCACTCTTAAAGTCGCTGATCTTGTCGATGACAGCGATACGGCAAGACGATCTCGCGTGCTGACGGCGCTGAAAGACCCCGTGCAGAAGGAAAACCGTGAGCACGTAGACATCATCATTGCGCTGGGCATGGCGAAGGAAGGTTTTGACTGGATTTGGTGCGAACACGCACTGACCATCGGCTACCGCAGCAGCCTGACCGAGATCGTGCAGATCATCGGCCGCGCTACCCGCGATGCTGAGGGCAAGGAGCGGGCGCGATTTACCAACCTGATTGCCGAACCCACCGCCGAGCAGACCGCTGTGGCCGAGGCGGTGAACGACATGCTCAAGGCGATTTCTGCCAGCTTGCTGATGGAGCAGGTTTTGGCCCCACGCTATGAGTTCACGCCCAAGAATACTGGCCCCAAGGAAGGCTTCGACTACGGCGAGGAAGGCTACAAGGAGAACGGCCACAACATCGGCGTCAACAAGGACACTGGCCAGATTCACATGGAGGTCAACGGACTGGTCACACCGCAGAGCGCGGAGGCGACACGTATCTGTAAGGAGGACTTGAACGAGGTCGTTACCAGTTTCTTGCAGGACAAGACCGTGCTTGAGCGTGGCCTGTTTGACACGGAAAACACACTGCCCGAAGAGCTGACCCAGTTGCGTATGGGCAAGATCGTGCGGGAGCGGTATCCAGACCTGAGCGACGCCGATCAGGAAGCGATCCGGCAACATGCCGTTGCTGCGATGAACATTACCCAGCAAGCTAAGTTGGCGTTGGCCCAGGCTGATGCCGGCGGCAGCGGCACCGCCCAAGGCAATACGGCGTTGCTGGATGGCGTGCGCAAATTCGTCAATGTGCGTGATCTGGACATCGACCTGATTGATCGCATCAATCCCTTCGATGCTGCCTATGCGGTGCTGGCGAAAGCAATGGATGAGAAATCGCTGCGCCAGGTGCAGGCAAGCATTGCTGCCAAGAAGGTGAGCATCTCTGAAGAGGAGGCGCGGGAACTGGCACGGCGAGCCTTGCAGTTCAAGAATGAGCGCGGCCGCTTGCCCGACATCAATTCCGCCGATGCATGGGAGAAGCGCATGGCCGAAGGCGTCGCGGCACTTGCGCGCTATCGTGCTCAGGCCAAAGCGGCGCAGGCACAGGGAGAGGCCGGCAATGGCTGA